Genomic segment of Triticum aestivum cultivar Chinese Spring chromosome 6A, IWGSC CS RefSeq v2.1, whole genome shotgun sequence:
TGGGCTAAGGTGTGACAACGTTTTTTTCCCTAAGAAAAAAGGCGTGCTTTgtctttccttctctccccctaAAAAAAAGTCTTTCCTTCTTCGATCCTTCTTCCCCACTCCCACCCGCTCCGATGGACCCCgcagcggcgccgccgccgccgccgctcgcggtACACCTGGTCACCGGCGACGCGTCCTCGCCGGCGCTATCCCACCTCCTCCAGTCCCTCGCGGCCGCCCGCATAGTCGCCTTCGACGCCGAGTGGAAGCCACGCCGGCGTGTTCCTTCCGCCCCCAGCGACGACGCCTCGCCAGCCCCCCCTAATCCGACGCAGTTGCCGACTGTTACGGTTCTCCAGATGGCCTGCCGGGGAGAAGACGGGGGCAACGAGGTGTTCGTCGTCGACCTCCTCGCCGTGCCGCTCGCCGACCTGTGGGCGCCGCTGAGGGAGCTGTTTGAGCGGCCCGACGTGCTGAAGCTGGGGTTCCGGTTCAAGCAGGACCTCGTGTACCTCTCCGCCACCTTCACGGCTGCCCTCGGATGCGACTCTGGATTCAACAGGGTAGAGTGCCTGTCGTGCAAATTGTTTTATTGCTTTCTTGACAAGATTGTTCACGATGTTCCGGTAGAATACCCAGATCCCTTtctcttaggcaacattgttgTAAGTTGAATTGGGTTGAAGCTTTGAAGACTTTGTCTGATGTTTAATTTATCAGCTACATGATCACTGCTGTCTCTCAGCTGGTTTTGGAACAACGAATTATGTGTCAAAGTCCTCCCCAAAACAAATCTGCCCAGGATCATTATGAGCCAGATTGAAATTTCTAAAGTTGCTCCTTGGTACGGGGGATTTCAAGAATCAGCCCTAAAACcccgaatggagggagtaattcGTTGTTCCAAAACCAGCTGAGAGGCAGCAGTAAGCATTAATATTTTGTGAGTAACACCGCCGTCATTCGTCTTGCAAGGTGGAGCCTTTCTTGGATGTCACCAACGTTTATCACTACCTCAAGGGGCATGACATGCAAAAGAAACTTCCAAAGGAGACCAAGAGTTTGGCTTCAATATGTGAGGAACTGCTTAATGTCTCTTTATCCAAGGTTAGTCTACATAAGTTCGTTGCCTTCATGTCGGGGActtgcattttaacatggcatggTTGCGTTAATCGCCAAGTTCAATTGCCATATGAAACCAACTGTTTGGCAAACATTTGCAGAATTGCAGGGCAGTAGAGATTGACGTAACTATAAACCAGCGGGAATGTAGGTGTATAATAGCCTTGTCAAATCCAACTAGTTTTGCTTATTACTAACTTACTTGATTTAAAGCAGTATTCCTTACTATACAGATCAACATATCAGATTATAAATGCCTGTCTCCTTTGGTTTACTTGAAGCCTTGTTCATAACTTCCAGTTATAGTATTCATACGTGGCTAACCAACTTGTGGTATCCTCTCTTGGCACCTGTGACCAGACACATCACATGAGCAAACCTTGAGCAAGTCTGGCACAAAGGCTCATAACAAAGTGTCATAGGGGTGTTGAGCTCAAGCCTGGTCGTATGCAAGTTTGGTTGCTAGCTTTCATTTTCCTCACATAGATGCATCTTAATGTGAGTTCTTTACCTGGGCTCACATGATCAGCATGCAAATTGATTTCGAGCTTGTGGTCCAGTTGAACTCGAGTTTAATATGGAACCAAATTGAGCTTCTTGGTCTTCCTGCCCAGCCCAAGCAGACAAATCAATCTTATttctcttccttgttttcttcacTACCAAAAAATACAATCCTCGCATTTATCTGTTACAGCAGCAGTGCCTTTTAgttccaaacaagttggggtaggctaaagttgaaacccataagatcttgaAACCAATGCATTTATCTGTTAGCATTATTATTTTGGGATATTTACATTTCTACCCCCGACTCGAACCAACTACTCATATTTACCCCTAACTTTCAGACCTACCCAGTTTTGCCCCTATTTCGTTGTGTGGTGTTATAGAAATACCCCTGAGCAACATTTTTGTCAGGCCTTCTCTGCTTTCTATGCTTCGCAATGTTCCTCTGTAGCTGCCAGTGCTTTCTATTCTTTTGTAGCATTCCTGAAAATAATTATTCTCCCTGAAAACATAAACACCAAAATATAGGAACTGCCATACATGGAGATGCTTGGGATGCTACAAAAGAACTGAAAGCACTGGCAACTACAGAGGAATGTTGCAAAGGTTAGAAAGTAgagaagacctgaaggaaacatcgCTCAGGGGTATTTCTATAACACCACACAACggattaggggcaaaactgagtaggtCTGAAAATTAGGGGTAAATGTGAGTAGTGGGTTCAAAATTAGGggcagaaatggaattgtccctatTATTTTAAGGGTTTACCCAGTTGTTATCCTTATTTTTTGCACCAGGAACTCCAATGTAGCGATTGGTCATGCCGACCCTTGAGCGAAGGGCAAATACAATATGCTGCATCAGATGCCTACTACTTGCTATATATATTTGATTTGTTCCATCAGAAGGTCAGCATTGAAGGTACCTTTGTCATTCTTAACGCAACTGATTTGATCATGGGAATTTAGTGTTCTTTTCTTTGCATTTCTTGTACGCAAATATTATTTTCTCATGAGAGTTTTAAGTGCTTATCATTAATAAGAGCCAAGAAGATTTAACCACTAAcaatttttgcattatttattacTACTGCAGAAAAATGTTCACCAACGGCTGAAGCTTCAGATGAACATTGCTCACAAAGGGCAAGTGATTGTTCATCGTCAGGAAATGACATTTGCTTTGATGGGTATTCGACATCCATCATCACGAAGTACAGCGACAGGATTTTGTTGACAGAGTCAGATACAAAAGCCCGTTCCTCAAGACGAAAAGAAAAGCAAAAGCTGTCGAGTGATGCCAAGTGCAAAGAGAAGTTTGATTACAATACTGAATGGATGGGTCCCCCTCCATGGGATCCTTCCGTTGGTGGAGATGGATACCCAAAGTTTCTGTGTGATGTGATGGTAACAGTTTTCCTAATCTCACCATCTTCGACAAGAGTGTGGATTTTGTTTGTTTCTTAAAATACCATTGTATAAGATGAACACGAAGTATGACAGATTTTACCACCTTATATGTTAGTCAAGTACCCATTTTGTTCTCTATTTGTAAAGGCTGCTAGATTTGATGTGAACAAAACTCAACAGATTGAGGGTCTAGCTAAGCACTTGAGATGTGTTGGATTAGATGCTGCCACTCCATCTTGTAAAAAACCTCAACCAAGGTCTTCCCCTATACTTTCAATACTCCTAATGTAGTTTCTTATTAAGGGATTTTTTTgttaattttttttttatttttttctactcAACTTTAGGGAATTATTAGATCAAATCTACAAGGAAGGAAGAATATTACTAACACGAGATGCCAAACTCATAAAGTATCAGTATTTGGCGACTAATCAAGTATACAGAGTGAAAAGCCTGCTCAAACATGATCAACTGGCTGAGGTATGtgcttattttgatatgttccatCTTCAGGTTGATCTGTCTGCATGAACTTCTGGAAATTAGTGTAAATTGGCCTTTATGGATGAAAACATTTCTTTCCTTAGTATTTGCCCACTCCTTTTTAGATTTTGTGCACAAAGAACATTTTAAAACCTCAACCACTAATATTCAAAAACTAGTCAAAGTGTTTGAAGTTGTTATTTGCGTATGATACTACTAGATTTGTCATAAAAATGCTTTTGTCTCACTGTATTTTTTATAACATTTACTAGCATGTAAATACAGAAATCCTATGAAAAGCAAATGCAAATACAGAAAGTAATGGTCAAAGCCACAAACGAGCATACTGGAGACCATGCCACGTCCAAAAAGACAAGTTAACAAAGGAACCGATGTAATATTGTAAGTGTTGACTTGAAAAATAATGTGGAAATAGATCAATGCTCATGAAACATCTAGAAGCAATGACTTGAAGTAATAAAACCAAAGATCACTGTTTACATGTGATACTCTGGCAGTTGTCACTTCTCTAGCAGTTGTCACTTTTGATTTAGTCATTTACTTGTATCtctatctactactccctccgttcctaaatatttgtcttcttagagatttcaaatggactaccacatacagatgtatatacacattttagagtgtacccattttgctccgtatgtagtcacttgttgaaatctctagaaatacaaatatttaggaacgaagggagtacatactTTTAAAACCGAGGCAAAAAaactcgcaaaaaaaaagagagggaAAAGCTTTGCCTATTTCATTGATTAACAAGGAGTACAGTAAAAAGAATTTAAAAAAACGTGTTGCCCTCCAACTCTGCAAACCGCCCTGACAGCCAGACCCCACCGCCGACGCACTCGTCTGGCCTTACAACACCCCTGCAGCTGTTAGTGGACTCTGGTTGCACCCTGCCACTTGAACACAAGTTCTCTGAGCATCCCGCAGCTACGTATCCAAGCAGTCCATGCTGAGAAGTCAGATGCGACAGTGATGGATTGACAAGAATGTATTGGGCTCTGCGCTGCCGCCCTTACCCATGGAGGCAGCGGAAAGGGGAAGGGATGGTAGGGACCGTAGGGTGAGGAGTGGACGCACCCTTGGCCACTAGCTTTGCCAAGGAGGCGAGAGAGTGATAGGGGAGCCTGAGACAGAATCTTTTTCTAGTATT
This window contains:
- the LOC123128431 gene encoding exonuclease mut-7; the protein is MDPAAAPPPPPLAVHLVTGDASSPALSHLLQSLAAARIVAFDAEWKPRRRVPSAPSDDASPAPPNPTQLPTVTVLQMACRGEDGGNEVFVVDLLAVPLADLWAPLRELFERPDVLKLGFRFKQDLVYLSATFTAALGCDSGFNRVEPFLDVTNVYHYLKGHDMQKKLPKETKSLASICEELLNVSLSKELQCSDWSCRPLSEGQIQYAASDAYYLLYIFDLFHQKVSIEEKCSPTAEASDEHCSQRASDCSSSGNDICFDGYSTSIITKYSDRILLTESDTKARSSRRKEKQKLSSDAKCKEKFDYNTEWMGPPPWDPSVGGDGYPKFLCDVMIEGLAKHLRCVGLDAATPSCKKPQPRELLDQIYKEGRILLTRDAKLIKYQYLATNQVYRVKSLLKHDQLAEVIDTFQLKISEDRLMSRCTKCNGSFIQKPLTLEEAIEASKGFQVIPSCLFNRNMEFWKCTDCNQLYWEGTQYHNAVQKFMSVCNISE